One genomic window of Magnolia sinica isolate HGM2019 chromosome 3, MsV1, whole genome shotgun sequence includes the following:
- the LOC131239335 gene encoding inactive leucine-rich repeat receptor-like protein kinase CORYNE yields the protein MENRSPKSHLSRKVEILLQIIFLFCLFQSLECQEATRPLPLCHLDKIFAPSPSSPHSVPEFKTRLRRIILGIIFGCLTGFIATVVLAVVVRFSVQYMNRTPILKGPVIFSPKITPKTLQSALSNETQLLGSSPNGKYYRVVLDNELDFAIKRLKPFENGSPETQSKSVKRRIQRELEVLARLKHRNLMSLRAYVREPDRFSLVYDYMPNGSLEDAMNRVRVNQLQLGWDVRHRIAVGVIKGLRYLHFECNPRILHYNLKPTNIMLDEEFEPRLGDCGLANLMPNAGRAASAYDAPECFQNCRYTDKSDIFSFGVILGVLLTGRDPLDPFFGEAGGGGSLGRWLRHLQQAGEAREGLDKCILGEEVEEDEMLMAVRIAVVCLSDLPGDRHSSDELVPMLTQLHSF from the exons ATGGAAAATCGAAGCCCAAAATCCCATTTGAGCAGAAAAGTTGAAATTTTGCTTCAAATCATCTTTCTTTTCTGCTTATTCCAATCGCTGGAATGCCAAGAAGCAACGAGGCCACTTCCTTTATGCCATCTCGATAAAATCTTTGCTCCATCACCATCTTCTCCTCATTCGGTTCCTGAATTCAAGACCCGTCTCCGGAGAATTATCCTCGGCATCATCTTCGGATGCCTCACCGGATTCATTGCCACAGTTGTTTTGGCCGTTGTGGTCCGGTTCTCTGTTCAGTACATGAACCGAACTCCGATTCTCAAAGGCCCCGTCATCTTCTCTCCCAAAATCACCCCGAAAACCCTCCAATCTGCTCTTTCAAACGAAACCCAGTTGCTTGGGTCAAGCCCCAATGGTAAATACTATCGGGTCGTCCTTGATAACGAGCTGGATTTCGCCATCAAGCGGCTCAAACCCTTTGAGAATGGGTCTCCTGAGACCCAGAGCAAATCTGTCAAGAGACGGATACAAAGAGAGCTGGAAGTGCTTGCTCGGTTGAAGCATAGGAATTTGATGAGCTTAAGGGCTTACGTCCGGGAACCCGATCGTTTCTCTTTGGTATACGATTATATGCCGAACGGTAGCCTTGAAGATGCAATGAATAGAGTCCGGGTGAACCAGCTGCAGCTCGGATGGGACGTCCGGCATCGGATTGCAGTTGGGGTGATCAAGGGGCTCCGATATCTTCATTTTGAGTGCAACCCACGGATTCTGCATTACAATTTGAAACCCACAAACATCATGTTGGATGAGGAGTTTGAGCCAAGGTTGGGAGATTGCGGGCTAGCTAATCTCATGCCCAATGCGGGTAGGGCAGCATCGGCTTATGATGCTCCTGAGTGCTTCCAGAATTGCAG GTATACTGATAAGAGCGACATCTTCAGCTTCGGGGTGATCTTGGGTGTCTTGCTTACCGGGAGAGACCCTTTGGATCCATTCTTCGGTGAGGCAGGAGGAGGTGGGAGCTTGGGCCGGTGGCTCAGGCATCTGCAGCAAGCAGGGGAGGCCCGCGAAGGGTTGGATAAGTGCATTCTAGGGGAAGAAGTGGAAGAGGACGAGATGCTGATGGCGGTGAGAATTGCCGTTGTATGCCTGTCTGACTTGCCAGGGGATCGACATTCAAGTGATGAGCTTGTTCCCATGCTCACCCAGCTCCACAGCTTTTGA